In Haematobia irritans isolate KBUSLIRL chromosome 1, ASM5000362v1, whole genome shotgun sequence, a genomic segment contains:
- the LOC142236939 gene encoding uncharacterized protein LOC142236939, giving the protein MSEEMNSLTMTRGRLKGSITRALAFAQVPSAETTFDDVVSRLERLEEVWQTFVKLTDDLYKFKDVETFADPEADFASYEEKYLSARGKLYALKSQYAPTLNESTANSGAIAKLADQQAAFLEKLSTTSHPKENDLPRINIPFFTGTYKDWPSFKDLFESAIGSKGISNIQKFHYLKSLLKEDAARLIQHIPVTETAFQTTWTRLNDRYDRPKQIVTSFIEAFMALPSISAENAATMRKISDGANEIIRGLDAIGKDERDWWLIYLLLSKLDPESKSKWIRDSRDNPLPTINDFFEFLDNRCEEVELCAKKQAHQSKHSHSGKSQGNHTKCLVSTKAKPSCLLCKSPDHSIFTCPTFLQKDINERRHFVKESALCYNCLRQGHAVSNCVSKGRCKQCHRRHHSLLHLPSNEHEPTYLPGQVSESSPPESPSSSNNTASANIQWSTTANVACPISLPSLPSSSKHCTSDKEFIMPTASIYVRDRFGKFITCRALLDTASKLSFITESCAQRLGLQRYPSIIIVNGISSIKAETTRGLCQIFVRSRISEQSINAKVHVLPKITTSLPGYSFENKIKNQLMDLPLADPTYNISSQIDILFGLEHIWNIFTFNKRIDSQGNTIAISTIFGWVVTCAETEQIYNQTTTLVTTVGIDRCLRSFWELEETEHHTKADPDDIFVETHFQTTHSRASDGKYVVQLPFKNENPIFGNTLNGALSRFYAVERRLQRNPAIRDKYIGFMRDYEKLGHMRKLKPHEINVTDGRVFYLPHHPVLGEKIRVVFDGSFQDSNGISLNNNLHIGPSIQRDLFAVCLRFRFHRYVFSADIVKMFRQIWISEHHKNYQRIVWRESPLHEVQHYILCTVTYGTSCAPYLSVRVLEQLAYDYKSKFPIASKVVMEDFYVDDVITGAQTEEEIVFIRDNLVNLLAQAGLELRKWVSNCVSISDSTQDQLFFAAPEKDVKKVLGIFWRPSSDQLGYHIELNKNPVATKRQVLSDVSRIFDPMGLLSPVVIQFKILLRELWSHKLSWDEPLPENLTRQWTTFRQDLISIQDFTLPRYILNDVTKLELHGFSDASIHAYSAAVYCRFVDDTGHTHVKLIAAKTRVAPIKQKSLPCLELCGALILFRLLKRIKEALPHKSIDIRAWCDSTIVLCWLSQPPIKLKTFEANRTSEILEILPHPDALSAFKLSSKVLVSTVNDYNPLHELVHRISKWNKLIRVVAYIFKFINATRYPHQIKSPNISFNNFKHAELILTKYAQDAFSEERTLLQSKRLVSTTSSLAKLHPFIDSSGLLRVGGRLRNSELDNASKYPIILPKCSRITKLILQNLHEKNLHPGVSALFVIARQTYWIIGARNLIRNLTHNCLKCFRQRQINTQQLMADLPSIRVRQAFPFENTGCDYAGPIILKQYSGRNAKKSKGYICLFVCLVTSAIHLELATDLSTDCFIAALKRFISRRGKCKKNL; this is encoded by the exons ATGTCGGAAGAAATGAATTCCTTGACGATGACCAGAGGTCGCTTGAAAGGCTCAATTACTCGTGCTTTGGCGTTTGCTCAGGTTCCATCCGCAGAAACAACTTTCGATGATGTGGTTAGCCGCTTGGAGCGTTTGGAAGAGGTTTGGCAAACGTTTGTAAAATTAACAGACGATTTATACAAATTCAAAGATGTGGAAACTTTTGCGGACCCGGAGGCTGATTTTGCAAGCTACGAAGAGAAATACCTTTCAGCGCGTGGTAAACTGTATGCTTTAAAATCACAATATGCTCCTACTTTGAATGAAAGTACAGCCAACTCGGGAGCAATAGCAAAGTTGGCAGATCAACAGGCTgcatttttggaaaaactttcaacGACTAGCCATCCTAAAGAAAATGATTTACCTCGCATAAATATTCCATTTTTTACAGGGACATACAAAGATTGGCCAAGTTTTAAAGATCTTTTTGAGAGCGCTATAGGATCAAAAGGAATATCAAATATTCAAAAGTTTCATTACCTGAAGTCGCTACTCAAAGAAGATGCCGCAAGATTAATACAACATATTCCGGTTACCGAAACTGCTTTTCAAACAACTTGGACAAGGCTCAATGATAGGTATGATCGCCCTAAGCAAATTGTTACTTCTTTCATAGAAGCATTTATGGCCCTACCATCAATATCGGCGGAAAATGCTGCAACCATGAGAAAAATATCTGACGGGGCAAATGAAATAATTCGTGGTCTTGATGCTATAGGTAAAGATGAAAGAGATTGGTGGTTAATCTATTTATTGTTATCTAAACTTGATCCTGAATCAAAGAGCAAGTGGATTCGTGATAGTCGGGATAATCCACTTCCTACCATTAACGATTTTTTTGAATTCTTAGACAATCGCTGCGAAGAGGTTGAATTGTGTGCAAAGAAACAGGCCCATCAATCCAAGCACAGTCATTCAGGCAAGTCACAAGGTAACCATACAAAATGTCTGGTGAGTACTAAAGCAAAACCCAGCTGTTTATTGTGCAAGTCTCCCGACCATTCAATCTTTACATGTCCCACATTTCTGCAAAAAGATATTAATGAGCGACGTCACTTCGTAAAAGAATCTGCACTATGTTATAATTGTCTCAGACAGGGTCATGCGGTTTCCAACTGTGTATCAAAAGGTAGATGCAAGCAATGTCATCGAAGACATCATTCACTCCTACATCTTCCGAGTAATGAACATGAACCTACATATTTACCCGGTCAAGTTTCGGAGTCTTCACCCCCTGAATCACCGTCTTCTTCTAATAATACAGCTAGTGCCAATATTCAGTGGTCCACTACCGCTAACGTTGCATGTCCCATTTCGTTACCTTCACTTCCATCTAGTAGTAAACATTGTACGTCAGACAAAGAATTTATCATGCCCACTGCTTCTATTTATGTCAGAGATCGCTTTGGAAAGTTTATAACATGTCGAGCTTTATTAGATACCGCTTCAAAGctgtcttttatcactgagagtTGTGCTCAACGTCTAGGCCTTCAAAGATATCCCTCAATAATAATTGTAAATGGTATTTCATCAATTAAAGCCGAGACAACTCGGGGTTTATGTCAAATATTCGTACGTTCACGCATATCTGAGCAATCGATTAACGCCAAGGTACATGTTCTGCCTAAAATAACTACATCTCTTCCTGGCTACAGCTTTGAAAATAAGATCAAAAATCAACTTATGGATTTGCCTCTTGCTGACCCCACATACAACATTTCGTCAcagattgatattttatttggcCTAGAACATATTTGGAACATTTTCACATTCAACAAACGTATTGATTCACAGGGCAATACTATtgcaatttcaacaatttttggatgggttgTAACTTGTGCTGAGACAGAGCAAATTTACAACCAAACTACTACACTTGTTACCACCGTGGGTATTGATCGTTGCCTTCGGAGCTTTTGGGAACTAGAAGAAACTGAACACCATACTAAAGCCGATCCAGATGACATTTTTGTAGAGACGCACTTTCAAACCACTCACTCGCGTGCAAGTGATGGTAAGTACGTAGTTCAGTTGccttttaaaaatgaaaacccAATATTTGGAAATACACTAAATGGTGCGCTATCTCGATTCTATGCTGTCGAAAGAAGGCTTCAGCGAAATCCAGCAATTCGAGATAAGTATATTGGTTTTATGCGAGATTATGAAAAATTGGGACATATGCGTAAACTCAAACCTCATGAGATTAATGTTACTGATGGTAGAGTTTTTTATCTACCCCATCATCCAGTTTTGGGAGAAAAAATTAGAGTCGTGTTTGATGGCTCATTTCAAGATTCCAACGGTATATCGCTTAATAATAACTTGCACATTGGGCCAAGTATACAACGGGACTTATTTGCTGTTTGTTTGAGATTTCGTTTCCACAGGTATGTTTTCTCAGCcgacatagtaaaaatgttcagACAAATATGGATATCTGAACATCACAAAAATTATCAACGTATTGTATGGAGAGAGTCGCCGTTACACGAGGTACAACATTACATTTTATGCACGGTTACATATGGCACATCTTGTGCGCCATATCTTTCAGTACGAGTGTTGGAGCAGTTAGCCTATGATTATAAATCCAAGTTCCCCATTGCATCGAAGGTGGTAATGGAGGACTTTTATGTAGATGATGTTATTACCGGGGCACAAACGGAAGAAGAAATAGTTTTCATACGTGACAATTTGGTAAATCTACTAGCCCAAGCAGGCCTGGAACTAAGGAAATGGGTTTCAAATTGCGTGAGTATATCAGATAGTACACAAGATCAATTGTTTTTTGCAGCTCCCGAAAAGGATGTAAAAAAGGTGCTCGGTATTTTTTGGAGACCATCGTCAGATCAACTGGGGTATCATATAGAACTCAACAAAAATCCAGTCGCAACAAAAAGGCAGGTACTATCTGATGTATCACGTATATTTGATCCCATGGGTTTATTATCTCCTGTggtaatacaatttaaaattctacTAAGAGAACTATGGTCACACAAGCTATCGTGGGATGAACCACTTCCTGAAAATCTTACACGTCAATGGACTACATTTcgacaagatttaatttctattcaaGATTTTACACTTCCACGATACATTTTGAATGATGTCACAAAATTGGAGCTGCATGGTTTCTCGGATGCTTCCATACACGCATACTCTGCCGCAGTTTATTGTCGATTCGTAGACGACACTGGTCATACTCATGTCAAACTCATTGCTGCTAAAACAAGGGTAGCTCCCATCAAACAAAAATCGTTGCCGTGTCTTGAATTATGCGGAGCTCTTATTTTATTTCGTCTACTCAAAAGAATAAAAGAAGCCTTGCCACACAAATCAATTGATATACGAGCTTGGTGTGATTCAACAATTGTTTTGTGTTGGCTATCTCAACCACCCATTAAGTTAAAGACATTCGAAGCCAACAGAACAtcagaaatattggaaatattgccTC ATCCTGACGCCCTTTCTGCCTTTAAACTTTCTTCAAAAGTTCTGGTCTCAACAGTGAATGACTATAATCCACTACATGAATTGGTACACCGCATTTCGAAATGGAATAAACTCATACGTGTCGTAGCCTACATCTTCAAGTTCATCAATGCCACTAGATATCCACACCAAATAAAATCGCCGAATATTTCGTTCAACAACTTTAAACACGCCGAACTAATTCTGACAAAGTATGCCCAAGATGCCTTTAGCGAAGAGCGCACGCTATTACAAAGTAAACGCCTAGTAAGTACAACATCTTCATTAGCAAAACTACACCCCTTCATAGACAGCAGCGGCTTGTTACGGGTAGGTGGGCGCCTACGTAACTCAGAACTAGACAATGCTTCAAAATATCCAATAATCTTGCCAAAATGTAGCCGAATAACCAAATTGATTTTACAAAACCTTCATGAGAAAAATCTGCATCCCGGAGTATCGGCCTTATTTGTTATTGCCCGTCAAACCTATTGGATTATTGGTGCAAGAAATCTGATTCGAAATCTGACTCATAATTGCCTCAAATGTTTTCGACAACGACAAATTAATACACAACAGTTAATGGCAGATTTACCATCCATCCGGGTACGTCAAGCGTTTCCCTTTGAAAATACTGGTTGCGACTATGCAGGCCcaataattttaaaacaatactCAGGACGAAATGCAAAGAAATCTAAAGGGTATATCTGTTTATTTGTATGCCTAGTCACCTCCGCCATACATTTGGAACTCGCCACTGATTTAAGCACCGATTGTTTTATTGCCGCTTTAAAAAGATTTATATCGAGAAgaggaaaatgtaaaaaaaatctttag